A genome region from Setaria italica strain Yugu1 chromosome III, Setaria_italica_v2.0, whole genome shotgun sequence includes the following:
- the LOC101756726 gene encoding farnesyl pyrophosphate synthase, giving the protein MAAGGNGAAGGGGTDTKAAFAQIYNTLKEELLADPAFEFTAESHQWIDRMIDYTVLGGKCNRGLSVVDSYKLLKGADVLGEEEMFHACTLGWCIEWLQAFFLVLDDIMDGSHTRRGQPCWFRVPQVGFIAVNDGVILRNHICRILKRHFKGKPYYADLVDLFNEVEFKTASGQLLDLITTHEGEKDLTKYNITVHRRIVQYKTAYYSFYLPVACALLLSGENLENYGTVENILVEMGTYFQVQDDYLDCYGDPEFIGKIGTDIEDYKCSWLVVQALERADESQKRILFENYGKKDPACVAKVKNLYIELNLEAVFQEYESESYKKLIADIEAQPSIAVQNVLKSFLHKIYKRQK; this is encoded by the exons atGGCGGCGGGTGGGaatggcgcggccggcggcggcggcaccgacACCAAGGCGGCGTTCGCGCAGATCTACAACACGCTCAAGGAGGAGCTGCTCGCCGACCCCGCCTTCGAGTTCACCGCCGAGTCGCACCAGTGGATCGACCGC ATGATTGACTACACTGTACTCGGAG GCAAGTGCAACCGTGGGCTCTCTGTGGTTGACAGCTACAAGCTGTTGAAGGGTGCTGATGTTCTGGGCGAGGAGGAAATGTTCCATGCTTGCACCCTTGGCTGGTGCATTGAATGG CTTCAAGCTTTCTTTCTGGTGCTTGATGATATCATGGATGGCTCCCACACTCGTCGTGGCCAGCCTTGCTGGTTCAGGGTGCCTCAG GTTGGCTTCATTGCTGTCAATGATGGGGTTATCCTTCGCAACCATATCTGCAGGATCCTCAAGCGTCACTTTAAGGGAAAACCTTACTACGCTGATCTCGTTGATTTATTCAATGAG GTTGAGTTCAAGACTGCTTCAGGTCAGCTGTTGGACCTTATCACAACCCATGAGGGAGAAAAAGATCTTACAAAATATAACATAACAGT TCACCGGCGTATTGTTCAATACAAGACAGCCTACTATTCATTTTATCTGCCG GTTGCATGTGCACTGCTGCTCTCTGGTGAGAATTTGGAAAACTATGGTACTGTAGAGAACATTCTTGTTGAAATGGGAACGTACTTTCAAGTTCAG GATGACTATCTAGACTGCTATGGTGACCCTGAATTCATTGGCAAG ATCGGAACTGATATTGAAGATTACAAATGCTCCTGGCTAGTTGTGCAAGCTCTCGAGCGTGCTGATGAGAGCCAAAAGCGCATTCTATTT GAAAATTATGGCAAGAAAGATCCAGCCTGTGTGGCAAAAGTGAAGAATCTCTACATAGAACTTAACCTAGAG GCTGTATTCCAGGAGTACGAAAGCGAGAGCTACAAGAAGCTGATCGCGGATATTGAAGCCCAGCCGAGCATCGCCGTTCAGAACGTACTGAAGTCCTTCTTGCACAAGATCTACAAGAGGCAGAAGTAG
- the LOC101757146 gene encoding protein ANTHESIS POMOTING FACTOR 1, with amino-acid sequence MAAAASLSQLDDEIVHGMAIGAVFTDYAGKINCLDFHRKEDLLVTSSEDDSIRLYNITSATLLKTTYHRKHGADRVCFTHHPSSILCSSRYNLESAESLRYLSLYDNRCLRYFKGHKDRVVSLCMSPVNDSFMSGSLDHSVRIWDLRVNACQGILRLRGRPSVAYDQQGLVFAVAMEGGAIKLFDSRSYDKGPFDTFLVGGDTAEVSDIKFSNDGKSMLLTTTNNHIYVLDAYGGDKRCGFSLEPSPNVTNEAAFTPDGQYVISGSGDGTLHAWNINTVQEIACWNSHIGPITALKWAPRRAMFATASTALTFWIPSQSN; translated from the exons atggcggcggcggcgtcgttaTCGCAGCTGGACGACGAGATCGTCCACGGCATGGCCATCGGCGCGGTCTTCACCGATTAT GCCGGGAAGATAAACTGCCTCGACTTCCACCGCAAGGAGGATCTCCTCGTCACCTCCAGCGAGGACGACTCCATACGCCTCTACAACATCACAAGCGCAAC GTTATTAAAGACTACATATCATAGGAAACATGGTGCTGACCGTGTCTGCTTTACTCATCATCCGAGTTCTATCTTATGCTCATCACGATACAATCTTGAGTCTGCAGAGTCACTTCGTTATCTATCATTGTATGATAACCGTTGTTTAAGATACTTCAAAGGGCACAAAGACAG GGTTGTTTCATTATGTATGTCACCCGTCAATGATAGCTTTATGTCAGGATCACTTGATCACAGTGTCAGAATATGGGATCTTCGTGTAAATGCTTGTCAG GGCATACTAAGACTGCGTGGCAGGCCTTCTGTTGCATATGATCAACAAGGACTTGTTTTTGCTGTAGCAATGGAAGGGGGTGCTATTAAGTTATTTGATTCCCGATCGTATGATAAG GGTCCGTTTGACACTTTCTTGGTCGGTGGAGATACAGCTGAAGTTTCTGACATCAAATTTAGCAATGACGGCAAGTCTATGCTTTTGACAACAACTAACAACCACATATATGTTCTGGATGCATATGGAGGGGACAAG AGGTGTGGCTTTAGTTTAGAGCCATCTCCCAATGTAACAAATGAAGCTGCTTTCACTCCAGATGGTCAGTATGTTATTTCAG GATCTGGTGACGGAACCCTGCACGCTTGGAACATCAATACAGTACAAGAG ATTGCTTGTTGGAACAGTCATATTGGCCCTATCACAGCTTTGAAGTGGGCCCCTCGTCGAGCAATGTTTGCAACTGCATCAACTGCCCTAACTTTCTGGATTCCCAGCCAATCGAATTAG